A region of the Cryptococcus neoformans var. neoformans B-3501A chromosome 6, whole genome shotgun sequence genome:
CTTTCGCCTCGAGATCCTTGGAGCTTCTCTTCGCCATTAGGACCTGCCATCTGTGATATTTCTTAGTCTTCAAGCCTTTGATGCCTAGCGGTCAGTTGCTCACCTCGATCCCACTTGGGAGTCGAAAGATACCGGGCCTATTACCGGATCTTGTATCATTGCCCCCACCCCCTCCAAGTATGACGGGTAAATATTTTGAGATGGAACTGATGCTATCTGCGACTGGAGCATAAAAGGGCGCTGTCATGGACATTATGGCGAGAGGGGGCCTTTGAGATGCTAGTTGGGAGTCGACAGCTGCATTCAATTGATAGCTACAAAATAAACAAGTATGTTTAGCAAGGGAAAGAGGCGAGAACATGTGAAGTAACCGAAAGAACACATACGCAATAGGGTCCGTATGGTAAAAGACATTGTAAAGGCTGAGTAAAAGTCAGCATATAATGAGCAAGAGGTTGACGGTCGGTGACGCACGAGTCTACAGCCAAGCATCCGAATCTTCCCGCTCGGTCGAGCTACAATACATGGGCCAGAGGTCAACAATAATATCAACGCTGCGTGTACACTTCTTACCGCTTCATCAGCTGGAGAGTCTGGCAAAAACATCAGCAGGCCCCAATAAATATAAGTCCACACTCACGCATAGTCCTTTCCCTCCCCTTTCTCGGCATAAGTTGAGCTTGCtcaaggtggaggaagatccCAAGAGGACTGCCtacaaggaaaaggttgcTTGTATTGAAAAGAAAGCGGTCCATTGTTTCGGAAATGACCTGTTTAGGAAGCTGCGATAATCGTGGCATTTTGGTGGATTGATTGGATAAAATATGAGCTACCAAAGCGGATCCAAGCTTTGGAAAGTTTAGCGCCCTACTTCTCGCCCCCAATCCCGCAGTTGCCATGTCTTTAAGACTCACGGAATGAGCAATGATATGGACTCTTCCATACTCTTCAAAGTGTGGGTTTCTAGCAATCCAAAGACGATAAAGTTTATTGGCCTGCGAACAGACAGCCTCAATCATTTTTTGTCTATGATGTGACATAAAGAGAGGTATATCCAGTAGTACCTATCCCATGACATGCAGCTGTGAGTCATCCCCAAGTGTCCCATCACCACTCAATACTCACAGAGTTGGTAAGTTCACGGACATAAGGGATTGAGCTACGTATGGTGATATCTGTTGGCAAGTAAGTCAAAAGTGTCATTTATTGCCATCTATGCTTGACAAATACTTTCCAGATATGGTAAAACGGTTTTCTATCCCGTGGAgcaactcttcttcagtttTCCGTTCATCCAGGTTGAGTGATGTTCGCCATTGTACTGGAAGTACCTAACACAGGCACATGTTAACCCAGCAAAACTAACACGAGAACGTTGACTTACTTGACATCGTCGATCTCTTATGATTGAAGCGACTGCGGGGTTGGAGGTTTGCTTTCTGGAGAGAATGTTAGGAGTGAAAGTCATTTTCCACTTACCTAAGCATCTGTCGCAACTGGTTGCCAGCATAACTGCCAGTTCATCAGTGATTCAAAtcagagatgatgaggcaTGGCGCTCACACGAAGTTATATGCCTCATGCTGAGCAGCAAGTTGCTGCCCTGCGAACAACGATGATATAGGAATTGTAGCTTTTAAAATAAATTTTCTCACCTATGCCATGTACTACAAGAATAAGGTCAGTACATGGATTTACGTCTTCGGTGTCGTGGACCTGTCAATTTTACATCAGAGTTTTGAAGGCTCATTCCTCAGAGAATGTACCAACTAAAGGAGcattttcctcttccagcgCTTTTcgttcatcatcattgctTCCTGGCGCTGGAGTCTGGCGTCGCTCTTCTCGAAGATCGTAATCTTTGAATCCCTCTTTCACTCCTTCTATGGCCTGTCCTGCAGTCTCCTTCACGTCTTTGAACGCAGTGTCCAGAGCAGTTAAGGCCTGGTCGTGCCTTTGATTCCCGGGTAAATTAAGACGTCCATCCTGAGTATCATCTTTTTCGTAAGAGTGGCTTTTGGTATTGACGTGAGTGGTTCCTTCGGAATCCACGAGAGTAGCTGTAGTATCTGCCGCCACTTCCACTTTCGCCGAACACGCAGCACTGTAGCCCCGATAGACATATGTGCCAGTGGGCCGGGCTTTTAAAGAAGACCAAAACAAGCGTGTGATATATGTGAGAGTTCCGGATCTATTCAAACTTATACTTCAATCTAGAGACAGATCCAAACATAAACTCACGTTACAATGCGGCCCTTTGCACTGTCTTCAAAGATAATGCCCAGACCTTCTCCAAATTTCGAAGGAAGAGTATATTTGATTTTTTCCTCCCCTGAGGATCCCAGCGACAATGCCGTAGCGAGCTCGTGACTGTATGATCGCTGGGCAATATTTAAGGAAGTAAGCAGAGACCCATCCCATTATTCTCCACCCTCTAAACCCACTTGCCACGGTTGAATCTCCCTAAGAAAGCGTGACTTTAGTCTCTGATCATCTAAGCTAGATATTTATACTCACAGGAAagccttctccagctcctcGGCAAGCTCCCAGCAGCAAGGCCTCGATTCGTCATTTACGAACCATGTTCCGCGCAACACTGCCACTCGTGGGCCTGTATGAGCCCAAAATACTGGATGAAGCGACAGAGTCGACAGTGATACCTCAAATAATGAGTCCTTACGGTCGTTCATCAGACATCATTCGGAGTTATTTTACAGCCAAAAGTCCTGAACACTTACTTGGCTGACGGGGATACCTTGGACTAAGTCCAAGTCATCGTTCTTTCTCCTGGCTTCGAGTAATAATGTATGATATTGCTTGTTGATTTGGTCTTGTCCAGATGGCATATCATCCACGTCCAGATCCAAATGCTCCTCTgcatcttccctcttcattTTGGAATCAACTGTATGTGCATCTGGCCGATCTATCGCGTCGCATCCTTTACTCCCTTTCGCtggctcatcatcatggccgatctcctctccttgtTTTACTATTTCCTCTTGACTTTGAAAAGCCCCCTCGCCGTCATTTCTTCCCCACGATTTGATTGCTTTGAGCCTCTCAGACTCCGATGTGCTTTGCCACCGTAGTTCTATCCTTGAGGACTCGTTTTTCGAGAACGCTTTAAAGCTGTTTGAAGCAGAAGTGATAGGGatcggaagaagattgagctGTTGAGCACCTGCGTGTACCCATCGCACGTCTAATGCGGGCActgcaagaagaaggggacaTTCCGGCAGTAGGGCATCGGGAGAGGGGACAGACATCTGCGGGTATTAACTGGCTTAATATGATAATAATGGTTGTTCAACTGTTAAATGTTGACGACTGCCTTTATAAACAAATATATTTATACTGCGTTGTGCTGCTCGCTAGTCAGGACCGCCTGCGTGTGGGCGCGCCTATCATTTATGTGATTAATGACTGGCGCTGAGGCCTTAATAAATAAGGCCTGAGGAGCCAGGAACTCGTCGCAAATTGGAACATTTGGTTGCTGGGTTCATCGGGATGGTTTTGGCCTATTTCGACCATCTTCAGATGGCCACATACGAACATGTTAGGACGTAACATTCCACCAAATGATACTACATAATCAGGCCTTCCCTCTACAGGATGAATAATGCATCCTTAAATATCCCAGTTACTACTACATACTACTTACAAGTATATTATCACTATTTTATAACGGCGGACCCAAGCGGTTCCCAAACAAAAGTTTTGCTGGCATACAGGTTTTGCCATGGCAAAAGTTGCGTCGGGAAAAATAGCTATTACTTCTGCCCACATCACCAAGTCCACGACGCTCGGCTGTAAATGCCAGCGCCCAGACTTTTGACTTGAACGCGCTCATTGGGGATAACCGGTGCCGGAGGCTATATCATTAGCCCTCTCGAATCGCCATTCTGTACGTATTCGAGGTTGGACAAATGGGAACGGACGCGAACGGAACTTCGTAGTGGAATGGGTTCTCGCCCAGTGT
Encoded here:
- a CDS encoding hypothetical protein (Match to EST gb|CF184927.1|CF184927; HMMPfam hit to DDHD, DDHD domain, score: 39.7, E(): 1.6e-10), producing MSVPSPDALLPECPLLLAVPALDVRWVHAGAQQLNLLPIPITSASNSFKAFSKNESSRIELRWQSTSESERLKAIKSWGRNDGEGAFQSQEEIVKQGEEIGHDDEPAKGSKGCDAIDRPDAHTVDSKMKREDAEEHLDLDVDDMPSGQDQINKQYHTLLLEARRKNDDLDLVQGIPVSQDSLFEVSLSTLSLHPVFWAHTGPRVAVLRGTWFVNDESRPCCWELAEELEKAFLEIQPWQRSYSHELATALSLGSSGEEKIKYTLPSKFGEGLGIIFEDSAKGRIVTSGTLTYITRLFWSSLKARPTGTYVYRGYSAACSAKVEVAADTTATLVDSEGTTHVNTKSHSYEKDDTQDGRLNLPGNQRHDQALTALDTAFKDVKETAGQAIEGVKEGFKDYDLREERRQTPAPGSNDDERKALEEENAPLVVMLATSCDRCLGKWKMTFTPNILSRKQTSNPAVASIIRDRRCQVLPVQWRTSLNLDERKTEEELLHGIENRFTISGNSIPYVRELTNSVLLDIPLFMSHHRQKMIEAVCSQANKLYRLWIARNPHFEEYGRVHIIAHSLGSALVAHILSNQSTKMPRLSQLPKQVISETMDRFLFNTSNLFLVGSPLGIFLHLEQAQLMPRKGRERTMHSPADEALDRAGRFGCLAVDSLYNVFYHTDPIAYQLNAAVDSQLASQRPPLAIMSMTAPFYAPVADSISSISKYLPVILGGGGGNDTRSGNRPGIFRLPSGIEMAGPNGEEKLQGSRGERRFSALNPHGNVDFFLPSAGVNEYLDMLTAHLSYWTDSSFAAFLLTEIFSTRLDQMRTGMGLANQPPSENGVNI